TTCAAAGTTGGCGAAATGTACTTTGAACTAGACGAACTTGCAGAAGTGCCTGAGGATAAAGCCTGTGGAACTTGTACGaccatttaaaaaaatagattgattgattggtCAATGTCTTgtgttgaaaaagttgtAGACTCGTAATGGCTTTATACAGATgtgacaacaacaagaacaacaacaaaaaaaaaaaactttacTTAAAGCAAGAATGGATGAGAAAGTGaattgagaaaaaaaaacatcaagaaaaatattcgatgaatttttgaatGAGATCCAGAAAAAGATTCTCATCTGCACACGACCTTCTTTTCTAGAGTATTGATATCAGCATCGTTAATGTCAGACTCATGATAGGACTATTCAGAaaatatattctttttttttgaaaaccGGTATCAAAGATTAAAGTGAATAGTTTGTATCAAGTAAAACTCAAGAAAGTTAAAGATGCAACGAGATCTTTCAATTTGCATCAAGTGTTGccattttgttttgttctATTGTTGTGTGAGTGGACGACATTTTAGAAATCCTCTTGTCCCACACTCGCTCTACTTATCTTTCGAAAAAAAGCTCAACTATTATAGCAACTTACATTACCACGCCTTTTCCAGTCATACTTAGACTTACTACATAATCAATAAAAGTATACATCAGATATGAGGATTACGGTTATATTAGGTTTTACTGTATGTTTGACCAATGCTTTTCCTTTGGATTTCCCCGAATGGACAACAAATGCAGTTTCATTTTTTACCAATGATGGGTATCGGAACAGCGATagattaatcaaattagGTCCAGAAAACTATAGAATTGTTTCGGAGAACGAGAaattaaagttgaaaagaaacaagatTAATTTTATCGATGTCACTAATCAAATACCTATTGAAAGCGCAATTGAACAAGGTTTAACTTTGAAACCAGCTCCTCCTTCACTTTGGCGGAAATTCCAATTAATGGGATCTAAACAAATTACAACtttaaagaagaaaatccCAGTATACAACTACCCGAAACACCCtcaatatgaaaaaaaggTATTGAGTATTTTCCAATCCATAAACGTTGAGTTTAtgcaagaaaaattgagCAAGTTTACCTCCTTTTACACCAGATATTATAAATCAGATTATGGTGCTGAAAGTGCTGAATGGttatatcaacaaatctCAGATATCATTGCGCCAGTTAAAGATACTGTAACAATATCTAAGGTTGAACACAAAGGATGGAAACAGTTTTCCATTATTGTCTCCATTCCTGGAAAAGTGACTgataaagttgttgttggtgcCCATCAAGATTCCGCCAACTTAATTTTGccaaatttaatgaaaGCACCAGGTGCTGACGACGATGGATCAGGAACAGTTACAATTTTAGAGTCATTACGTCTTTTGATTGCTTCGTATAAAGATGGCACTTTCAAACCATACAACACTTTGGAGTTCCATTGGTATTCTGCGGAAGAAGGTGGATTATTGGGTTCGATTGATGTTTTCACTAGATATTCAGAAAGCAACCAAGTTGTAGTAGGGATGTTACAACAAGATATGACAGGATACACTCAAGGATCAATTGACCAAGGTATTGAGCCTCATTTCGGTTTGATTGCAGATTACACTAGTGTtgaattgaacaatttcttgaaacaaataatcACAAACTACAACTCCATTCCTTATCACGAGTCTGAATGTGGATATGCTTGTTCCGACCATGCAAGTGCATTGGAGAATGGGTATCCATCTTCATTCTTAATTGAAAgtgaaatgaaatatagCAACAAGTACATCCATTCTACCATGGATACAATCGACAGATTGGATTGGGCTCATATCAAAGAGCATGTCAAATTAACCGTTGCTTACGCATACGAATTAAGTTTAGCTAGAAatctttattaaaaaaaaaaacatagTTTAGATATACAGCGCATTTGTGTTTACTAcattttattcttcttgAAATCTCCAAAGAATAAAaggaaacaaaaaaagtcGTCTACTCTTCTTGGTGAGAGCTGCTTTCACCTTCACCTTCACCTTCACCTTCACCTTCTGTTTTCTTTCTATAACTAGCAATATCGAAACCTGTTTGAATCAATGAAATATCACTTGTGACTTTGTGAGTTTCTGGATCTTCATGACGTCTCTGACGCAAAGCTGCATCAACATGAACAAGGCTACCAACTTTCAAGAGCTTTTCCAAACGTTCAATTTGAACTGGATCAAATGCAACAACTCTGTACCAAGTAGGAATATTACCGTTCGACTCTCTGTCGTAACGGTTCACAGCAACACTATAAGTAACATATTTGGTACCACTTTCAGATTCTCTAAAGTCAACATTTCCAACTCTACCAAACAATTGAGCTTTGGCAAAGTCACGCTTAACAGCTGTGGAAGTAAATGAACGAGTAAATGATCttaacattattattatttttaattgattatccAAATGTAATGAAATATATACTTCACTATCAATGGCTTGTtaactttttgtttttgttgtggttttttttttcctgtCCTGTGTCAGACAATTTTAAAATGTATGCGTGTGGGCTTGCACAAACGCTCCTCCAGTATTATGAAACGCGTATGCAAGTTATCAATCGTTTCGGTCATATACCCACGAccttttcttctatttAATATGTAATAGTTGCAAATGGTGTGTTGATGGGTGAGGAAAGAAGGTATATCCTAACCAGAGTTTCGAAAATTCAAGTTTGGAAATACCAAGTCACATTGagatttggatttgaatCTTTTAACAGGTTTAGGACAATTGTACACcatattgttattatcaCGTCTGTGTTTCCGAGGATTACTGTGAATCAGCATATTCTCTGGAGAGTGTCCCATTTGTGTATTAAACTCTTGATGTGGGGCTGCTGTGAAATTTTCCAGCTCGATATCTCTAGTGGATTGCAAAAACAGACTCCCCTCTGCTTCACTAGGCAAACTATTCCCTATTGAAATCgaattcaaacaatttataTCACAAGTTTTACTATCAAACAGGCAATCACGCTCCTTACCTTGATGTGAAGATTCCCTTGTTGTTACCTTGTTTATTCCATATTCTAAAAAGGATGATTCTACTAACTCCAATTCTAACTTACTGGTTAATTCATGTGTGTTTAATTGTGTTGTTGGATAATCAATCGACGAGTCTGCTCCTTCTTTGACCAGACCGTTACTACTagaattctttttctcatTTAGTGCTTGATCTTTGGAAGTACTTCCGTGATTTTTAAATAGATAATGTAGTCGTTTATTTCTAAGGTTTGTTGTTGGCGACAGATTGTTTGTGTTGCAAATTTTTGACAGACCAAACATCCAACTGATGGAGTCGGGAATATAGCTTTCCGGACAAGAAGTGCTTTCTTCGATCTTGTCATTCCATACATTCAACTGATTTAACTCTGAAGCGGTAACCATCTGTTGGAACTGTGGTAtattaaaaacaaactatACTAAATCAGGTAAAACAGGTTTTAACCCCAAATACACTACCACTGATAAGATATATGACAGAGAGTTTTTTAATCactcatttttattttgtttgtgtGTCTTACAATATTAGTAATTCTTCTTAGTGTGTGTGGgtttaattattattactatgACACACACTTACTCTCTTCTATGTCTCCGCTTACATCACACATCACACGTTTGAAAACACCCACCCCCTTTTTCTTAtctacaaaaaaaaaataacaaactCACTATAACTACtaaacctttttttttatttatttattttgtattttgttATATTAATCAAACTATTATCATTCATCTATATATACATCCCCATCGATTCATCTGACATAATAGTATGTATGATCATACAGAGGGAAAATCACcctttttattattaccaaGGTCTCAATGATTAGTGTGGCTAGCGTCTGTTACTACTTACCCCGTGTTTGTAGATAATTGCCACTCAATCTTTAATTGACCATCGACcacaaaaataatatggAAATAATACTAACAGAACTTAGAAACATCACTCATAATGAGATCACAATTCAAAGACGAGCATCCTTTTGGTATGTATTACATGATTTTTAGTCCTCTGAATCTTCTTCCGATCATCATATACTAACATTTTCGTGGGTGTTATTCTTTAATAGAAAAGAGACAAGCCGAGGCAGCCAGAATTGCTCAGAGGTTCAAGGATAGAGTACCAGTCATCTGTGAAAAGGTTGAGAATTCCGATATCCCCGAAATTGATAAACGTAAATATTTAGTGCCAGTGGATTTGACTGTTGGTCAATTTGTTTACGttattagaaaaagaatcaagTTACCAAGCGAAAAAGCCATTTTCATCTTTGTCAATGACATATTACCCCCAACCGCTGCATTAATCAGTACAATCTACGAAGAACACAAGGACGAAGATGGTTTCTTATACGTTTTATACTCTGGAGAGAATACTTTTGGCGAGAAACTAGCAATTGACATTTCATCATTAGATTTCAGTGATATCCCTGATTATGTTTAAAGGAGATACCAAACCCTAAGAGTTTTCTTCACATGGCACTTTGAAGGTATTGATTTAGTTTGCATTGTTATGAAGAGTATCTGAGGATTATAGTGTTATGTCAATAACCATTGGCGGGAATACAGAAAAGCTGCCTACCtacttttgtttttcaaatctcACGCAATTGTGCTGGACTAATGCGTTGATGTGTTTGGTTGAATCTCATTTATAATCTTATGAAGTATTCTGGATGTGTATCTGTGTGTTTTCTTTTACCCTCTTGTTTCCCTTTTTATTTGtcgtcttttttttttacaatcaTTTTGGTATAGGTAAATGTAAAGTTGAATTTcatattctatttttaaacaaatttataGCATCTATTTTATTTACTTTAAAGTATGTAATCTATGTAGTATGGTCCCACGAAGTGAACTTGTCTTGAGAAACAATTCAAGACTTTTCACTCAACTCTGCATCTATATGTTGATGTTCAATGCCATCAAGGATTTCACATTCGtcttcaacatcaataGTTTTACATGGACCATGATAATGTTTTCTCAGATAGAGCATATAGTAGATGTAAGAAAGTATTATAACAGCTGGTGTAATGACACATGTGTAGTTCATGGTATCCTTGTCGACGTGACTAGAAGCTGGGAGCATAACCATGACAATAGTATAAAATCCAAAGATCACAGAGATCCATTCAATCAAAGGTGAGAATACCTTACCCAAATAGAACTTTCCTGGAACAAAAAGTTTGCGTCCGCTTGTCAACCTGAGGAGAGTTGGTGTAGACCATGCCAAATAGTTTCCAGCAATGTAAAGAGAAAACAATGCGTTTGCAGCAACAGTACCGATCAAAACAAGCAAACCCATGATGACTGAGCAAATACCACCAAAAATAACGGCATTAATAGGAGTGGacaaatttttattaacaCGCTTGATCCAGAAACTGAAGGGCAACCCATTGTCACGACTAAATGCCCAGATTTGACGAGAAATTGCAGTAAGGATAGATGAACCCATAAGGAACTGACAGATCAGCATAAATGTCATAAAGAACAATGCCCACTTTTTACCCAAAACATCGTAAATGATCTGTGCCATTGGTTGGCCAAACTTTGATCCAAGAATATGTCCTTCAATGTCATCTGTTTGTATACAAAACAAGGTGACAATAATTATGATTGTTCCCAATGTACCACAAGCACTAATCGATCCCAATATACCAATTGGAATGACTCTACCGGCATTGTGTACTTCTTCAGATTGATGGATAACACTGTCAAAGGCACCAATTGTCCAAATTGCTGGAAGCCAGGCAGCGGAAATTTGAGTCCAACCAATTGGCCAATCCGATAAATTCTCAAATTCACCAAAGACATAAGAGGCAGGTTTGAATTTACCTCTGGAACCAACAAGCATAGCAAGAATATACacgatgataatgaaaacatTGCAGACAACGGAAACAGTTTGTAAATGTGCACAGTTTTTACTTGACAAACAAGTTACTGCTACTTCTGCAATGACACAGGCCACAAACACTCCGTATAATTTAGCTTGAGTAACTTCAAAATCTCCATCTCGAGCAATAACGACAATTGCATAAACTTGAATTGCAAAACCATACACCACAGAACAGAAACTACCTACAAGAGCAATGGAATTTGTGTTACCAATTAAATATGAAAGTACAGTCTTGACTCTTGGAGGAGCATAATAGTTTGTCCAATAATATAAACCACCACTAGTGGAAATAGAAGAACCCGAAATAGACATAGCCACCCCGATAGTAAGAATCAATAACGAAGAAATAACCCACCCCCAGAGAAAACCAGCTGGACCAGCAACTATACCTTGGGAAAAAATAGAAGCTATACTTGGCAATAATCCCATGATGGAGAATGCCACTCCAAAACATTGAAAGGTTGAAAAATGAcgtttcaattcttgtttataACCTAATTGACCCAACATTTCCACGTCATTGGAAGCAAGGTTGGGATCTATCCTTCTCCCTTCCACATTCTGtgtgttgttgtagtaTTCTTTGTGGGATTTCACTTGTTCAACCAACTCCTCTTGAGAAAGAACAGTATGAATCTTCAGCATTTGTACGAttatatttgaataaacaaatttggGATGGGAAAACTGGAAAATTTCAGATACATCTTCCTTGGGTTGCAATTTATACAACTTAGATATGTTTCAAAAGCTATCTATAATTACTCgatatcaacaaaaatcaGCAATGTGGCTGAATAGATTAAGTCAACTTCACAAGAAACAAATTCTCTTAACAAAATAGGAAGGTCCAGCAGTACCCTTCAAACAGTTTTATTAGGAGCGAAAGACGCAGATGCGAAATAATTTAATCCTTATCAGTTAATCAATTACGTTCTACggaaaaatgaaaagaaaccCACCAAGATGTAGGTATGCTTTTTTGGTACCTCTATCGTATCTGTATATCGTTGTAAGCTTCAGATAACTGTTCATAACTATAAAGAGATTCAACGATAAGTAGTCGTGCATGCTTATTGTCATTACACCCAACCAATAGCAATCATTCCTGCGGTGTCAATCAATCATATCTagagatttttttttagacCCCACAGATAGCTTAATGAGATAAGAGAACAATTATAAGGCACGGCAATTTATACTAGTATTTCCAAGATAAGAAGTTAGACACCCATTTCAAATACCGATGATCAGATGTAAAGTGATATGAGcatttaaaatcaaaattatcgACTCGAAATTGTAAATTCTCATTGAGACGAATGGAAATATGACTTCTGCTCTACAAGATCTGCTTTCGGGTCACCGATTTAACAACAAGCTAGTAAACCGAAGTCTATTAAAGattagttttgtttttgctgAACCAGCGCTACCATACTCGATTTAAAATCTAGGGCTATAGCCCTaatactattttttttaatttgagCTTTCCACACGACTAGCATTTTTTCTCTTGAGACCATCGCACAACTGAATCttacaaaagaaaactgAAACgaacaaaaatttttcacttgACCTTGTTCTCTTTTCCTCTAGTAATCAACCAACAAGTTCCAAAAATGGCTACGTATGTCATCGACTTCCATATTGTCTAGTAACCAAAACGAACACCAAGTTCAATGGGATTGCTAAGACGTTGATACGGAAAACAAAAGATACGAGATTAGTTAAAATCCCTGGTTTAGAATAGTCTATATCCAGGGTGGTGAACTTTACCTGcattttgtttttacaAAATCATGTAATGTTTTTTCACCTAATACCTTGTGAGAGGTATTTTCTCACAGTAACTGTGAGGTATTGTCATTGTCAAACCGCTTGGACTagttattttttattattaaatgttttgactttgattaaattgattttaccAAGGGAAAATCAGATTATCTTGCAGCCTTTTTACTATCTTCGTTTTAGCCAATGCCTGATACATCTGTTTTCTTCTGAGTAATTTGTGAATATTGCCACTGTTGAATGTGAAATAGAATGAACTTGGCAGTTCAGTTCTATGTTCATGTATATAATCTTTCCGATGTATACAacattcaataatattcatTATTTCTTAAAGGAGAGGCACACGTACTTTACGTTTTGCAAAACTAGGCTGTTTGTAATACAGCAACAAAATACTAACATTCCTTCGTAGCACTTTGAAACCAGAAACTttacaaaagaaagaaaaagctCAACAAAAAACTGCTGAAGAAAGAGCTGCTGCCAAGAAGGTCAGAAAAGCTGTATGTACATTTccatttaaatttttttcccaGACATCACAACGCTCAtaactttttatttttgaagatgaaacCATACCATTGACTATGGCTAGCATTTATGCAATGTTGTCTTTCAGTTAACCATCTTTCGGGACTGAGAAAATATTTTAGCTATAATATGAGTGTTTGTTGGATGACTTTTTTCTGAAAAATCAAGTTTACTAACTATTAAATCTTTATAGGccaacaaagaaaagagaaaggTTATCTTTGACAGAGCTGCTGCTTACCAAAAGGAATACACTGAAGCTGAAAGATCTGTCATCAAAGCCAAGAGAGATGCTAAAGCTTCTAACTCTTACTACGTTGATGCTCAACCAAAATTGGTTTTCGTTGTCAGAATCAAGGGTATTAACAAGATTCCACCAAAGCCAAGAAAGGTCTTGCAATTATTAAGATTGACCCAAATCAATGCTGGTGTTTTTGTCAGATTGACTAAAGCCACCTCtgaattgatcaaattggCTGAACCATACGTTGCTTACGGTTACCCATCTTTGTCTACCATCAGACAATTAGTTTACAAGAGAGGTTTCGGTAAGGTCAACAAGCAAAGAATTGCTTTGTCCGACAATGCCATCATTGAAGCCAACTTGGGTAAATTCAACATCTTGTCTATTGAAGATTTGATTCACGAAATTTACACTGTTGGTCCAAACTTCAAACAAGTCAGCAACTTCTTGTGGCCATTCAAATTATCCAATCCAAACGGTGGTTTCAGAGCCAGAAAATTCCAACACTTTATCCAAGGTGGTGACACCGGTAACAGAGAACAATTCATTAACGCTTTGGTCAAACAAATGAACTAAGTTTAATGTATCATTTCAAACTTACCTTATCTACCTACTACACCTCAcaccctttttttttcctaaGAAGATTCAAAGTTAAGAGAATAATATTTTCTCAATGTgtataattgattaataaattttaatttatctttCTATGAacctttttatttttttattcatttctttttgtacTGCActagttttttttgatgTATTTAGTTTATTAATGGGATTTacaatcattatttttatatttatttttcattatgtgtctctaataatttgagttgctatttatttatttaccACTCGAGATAATGATATATTAGTTTTTCAAGCCAAGGAATATTTCGCCATACATCAAACCCAAGTCTATAGTTTAGTCTATTTTTCCCATAGCTATCGTAAACATAGGTTGCTGGACTGGGTGATGTAGAGAACAACAATATTCCTGTGCGATAGGTCATTTGTACAACCATTCCAAATAACCAAGCAGTTAAAACTAGCAACATTATATTCAAAGCAAACATCTTGGTGCTTTTATTATCCATTTTGTATTTAAGCAAAATGTACCATTGCTTTATTATAGGCAAACTAGTTACAAACTTCTTTAGGTTAGATGTATCATCATTCGTCTTGTTGATCAACTTTTCCTTTAGTCTTCCCACTAGCTTATCCTGCTCAAGTATGCTTTGTTTAAGTTTATTCATAGCCTTGCTTGTTTCGAGTTGTTGCTGCTCCAACTGATGTATACGTTTTTTATACTCTTTACCAACTTGgtccaattttttgataGTCAAATCGCGTTCTTTCAATTGCAAATGATAAACAGCATTTGATTTGTTCACTGGTGGTTGCCTCGATAGTTGTGATTCAAGCTCTTGTATATGCTTTTTAAGTGTAAGATTTTCACCCTTGAGGGTCTTTACTGCAAGCAATTGTTCATCAATTTGAGACAATAGCAGCGAATACTTCAAGTCTTTCGATTCTAGGGCCtgtgttttttctttgatatAATCGTCTTTTTGTCTCAACTCATCCCAAACTTTGTACTTATACTCACGATTAGGCAAGAGTCTTGGTATTTTAGTATTTGTCATAGAATCATTCAGTAAGCtattttgttcaattcGTCGTTTAATTTCATATGACGTTAGTTTATGTctattgaacaaaaatatttcaaaattccCAAACTCAACAGATCGGTCTATAAACTTTTTGAGCTCCTGCTTTTGAAGTTTCTTCATAGGATCACTTTGtataaattgtttgattatttcattttctcGTTCATTAAATAGTGAATCTTTCTGCAATATATCTTGAATTTCATTGATAATAGGTCGGATCTGggataaaaatataaagtCAGAAGTTCCTCTTACTCGTTTCCAACATATATCAATTAACTTATctattatattttgttgaGTTGCTATCATGAATGGAAGATCGCTTGGAATAGGTGCATCTATTAAGATCAAGTTGTAAAATAAGTTGAAAATTTAACGAAAAgcaaaacaaagaaaattgtAAGTTTTGTTTCTcgtgaagaaaaaaaaaaaaagacattTGATCAAAGCGCGTTTGTTTGTGTGTATTTTATGTATTGAGTTGTACGAATTCTATGGACAGAAGTTGATTGCTTTATGCTATTTATTTCTCAACAGTTATTGCTTGGGTCAGTTCAGTTTGAGAAGTCGAAAGGTTTTCTGAATGTTCTAGTTCAGTCTGTTTTACAGCATCTCTATTATCCTCAGTTTTATTAGAGATTTTGTCAACAGTAATATTTGTAACTTGTGGGGCAACTGACTGTTGTGCCAGAATTTGAGCCTTCTCCGAATTATTAGACGCTTCTTCAGGTGCCACATTCTTTTCAGCAATTTGTAGACCTCCAGCTGGTATCTCAGTATCAAGAGCAGTACCAGCCCTTGTCTCaactaatttttcaactgtATCTGAATTgcttttttcttgattgcTAGTAGGCTCTTTATTGCTTGACAATAACGCCGGTTCATCCTTTTGAGTCACTTGTTCAACATTATCCGTGGTAGGAACATTCTCAATCGGTTTGATTTCACTGCTCAACTTTTTAGCATCTTCAAGAATCTTTTCATATTCCctaatcaaattcaaaacatGATCCCAAATGTCATTTAATAGCACACCGTTGCCATACAATTTGCGCAATATGAATCTTAAACAGTCTAGTTTAGTGGTAATATCACTCTGTAAAACGACTCGTGCTATTTGGTCTTGTAACCCTATATGATGTTTggttaattcatcaatcaaGTCCTTCATAATAAtcatttcattaattgacTGAgcatttaataattcacCGTGCGCATagatttcttttaattcaCCAAGAGTAATTTGGTCTtgcaaaaattgattgtaatTACTTGACATGCTTATCACGAGACACGTTGGacaaatatatttatcagCATCTGGATTTGAAACATCTTTAACACACTGAACATGATACCATTCATTACACTTGTCACATTCAACCATGGTACCATACTCATATTCTCTGCATACACAATAATATTGGGGGGTAATCTCGTCATCTTCCTGTAAAGCATCAGCCTGATCCAGTTTAATTGCCAAGTACGAAGAAGATTCTTCATATTTGTCGTCCTCGGATAAACTAAACTCAGATTTATAAAGCAAATGCAACAATTTTTCCACTAGTTTTGCATTGATAGTCAATTTTGAGTTTAAGTGATCAacatcaattcttttatttaGTGTAGTAATAACTTTAGTTGTACAGAGTTTATTCCAACTCGAGTCAATCCATGATTCAACTGATGCCAACTTTTTAGATAAGACTTCACTTTCAAACTTTAAACCGCTTTCCAACACAGAATTATGCAACTGTTTGAGTTCAGGATACGAAGCTGACTCCAATTCTTTGAATTGCTCAATCAACttaatattaatatgtAATTTAGATAACTCAAGGTAATTATTCATAGAAATAAACAACTTTTCAGTACTAAATCTTTTTGCAATATCACCTAATCGATTCAAGTCCAACTCCTGTACATAATtgtattttaaaaattttgataccTCATGGTCAAAGGCATTACTTGCATTTAATATGGCTTCCACTTCTTTAATCATTGGCAAATCGTCTGTGGATAATACAGAAATCCCCTGGTCCAAAAATTTGCGCAAATCCACGATTGAAAACACTTCATTCTTGTCTCCATAAGGATCTACTcctttttcaatcaaagaATAAGTTCGCAACCATTTCAACCGATCTCTGATTCGAATGATGAAATTTAATGATGGAATATCAAGACCAAAACTTTCTCCCAAACTGATTAAGtcatcaaattcttgaatagatttgtttttctt
This genomic stretch from Candida albicans SC5314 chromosome 1, complete sequence harbors:
- a CDS encoding putative aminopeptidase (Has domain(s) with predicted peptidase activity and role in proteolysis), with product MRITVILGFTVCLTNAFPLDFPEWTTNAVSFFTNDGYRNSDRLIKLGPENYRIVSENEKLKLKRNKINFIDVTNQIPIESAIEQGLTLKPAPPSLWRKFQLMGSKQITTLKKKIPVYNYPKHPQYEKKVLSIFQSINVEFMQEKLSKFTSFYTRYYKSDYGAESAEWLYQQISDIIAPVKDTVTISKVEHKGWKQFSIIVSIPGKVTDKVVVGAHQDSANLILPNLMKAPGADDDGSGTVTILESLRLLIASYKDGTFKPYNTLEFHWYSAEEGGLLGSIDVFTRYSESNQVVVGMLQQDMTGYTQGSIDQGIEPHFGLIADYTSVELNNFLKQIITNYNSIPYHESECGYACSDHASALENGYPSSFLIESEMKYSNKYIHSTMDTIDRLDWAHIKEHVKLTVAYAYELSLARNLY
- the RIM1 gene encoding Rim1p (Putative single-stranded DNA-binding protein; protein level decreases in stationary phase cultures; rat catheter biofilm repressed), producing the protein MLRSFTRSFTSTAVKRDFAKAQLFGRVGNVDFRESESGTKYVTYSVAVNRYDRESNGNIPTWYRVVAFDPVQIERLEKLLKVGSLVHVDAALRQRRHEDPETHKVTSDISLIQTGFDIASYRKKTEGEGEGEGEGESSSHQEE
- a CDS encoding uncharacterized protein (Protein of unknown function; Spider biofilm induced), producing the protein MVTASELNQLNVWNDKIEESTSCPESYIPDSISWMFGSSKICNTNNSSPTTNLRNKRLHYLFKNHGSTSKDQALNEKKNSSSNGSVKEGADSSIDYPTTQLNTHELTSKLELELVESSFLEYGINKVTTRESSHQGKERDCSFDSKTCDINCLNSISIGNSLPSEAEGSSFLQSTRDIESENFTAAPHQEFNTQMGHSPENMSIHSNPRKHRRDNNNMVYNCPKPVKRFKSKSQCDLVFPNLNFRNSG
- the AUT7 gene encoding ubiquitin-like protein (Putative autophagosome protein; macrophage/pseudohyphal-repressed; alternatively spliced intron in 5' UTR; Spider biofilm induced) is translated as MRSQFKDEHPFEKRQAEAARIAQRFKDRVPVICEKVENSDIPEIDKRKYLVPVDLTVGQFVYVIRKRIKLPSEKAIFIFVNDILPPTAALISTIYEEHKDEDGFLYVLYSGENTFGEKLAIDISSLDFSDIPDYV
- the UGA4 gene encoding Uga4p (Putative gamma-aminobutyric acid/polyamine permease; nitrogen catabolite repressed gene, induced in absence of preferred N sources; transcriptionally induced upon phagocytosis by macrophage; gene regulation by nitrogen source requires Gat1p), with the translated sequence MSKIHTVLSQEELVEQVKSHKEYYNNTQNVEGRRIDPNLASNDVEMLGQLGYKQELKRHFSTFQCFGVAFSIMGLLPSIASIFSQGIVAGPAGFLWGWVISSLLILTIGVAMSISGSSISTSGGLYYWTNYYAPPRVKTVLSYLIGNTNSIALVGSFCSVVYGFAIQVYAIVVIARDGDFEVTQAKLYGVFVACVIAEVAVTCLSSKNCAHLQTVSVVCNVFIIIVYILAMLVGSRGKFKPASYVFGEFENLSDWPIGWTQISAAWLPAIWTIGAFDSVIHQSEEVHNAGRVIPIGILGSISACGTLGTIIIIVTLFCIQTDDIEGHILGSKFGQPMAQIIYDVLGKKWALFFMTFMSICQFLMGSSILTAISRQIWAFSRDNGLPFSFWIKRVNKNLSTPINAVIFGGICSVIMGLLVLIGTVAANALFSLYIAGNYLAWSTPTLLRLTSGRKLFVPGKFYLGKVFSPLIEWISVIFGFYTIVMVMLPASSHVDKDTMNYTCVITPAVIILSYIYYMLYSRKHYHGPCKTIDVEDECEILDGIEHQHIDAELSEKS
- a CDS encoding 60S ribosomal protein uL30 (60S ribosomal protein L7; snoRNA snR39b encoded within the 2nd intron), which codes for MATTLKPETLQKKEKAQQKTAEERAAAKKVRKAANKEKRKVIFDRAAAYQKEYTEAERSVIKAKRDAKASNSYYVDAQPKLVFVVRIKGINKIPPKPRKVLQLLRLTQINAGVFVRLTKATSELIKLAEPYVAYGYPSLSTIRQLVYKRGFGKVNKQRIALSDNAIIEANLGKFNILSIEDLIHEIYTVGPNFKQVSNFLWPFKLSNPNGGFRARKFQHFIQGGDTGNREQFINALVKQMN
- a CDS encoding uncharacterized protein (Ortholog of C. dubliniensis CD36 : Cd36_05410, C. parapsilosis CDC317 : CPAR2_107480, Candida tenuis NRRL Y-1498 : CANTEDRAFT_94695 and Debaryomyces hansenii CBS767 : DEHA2D02288g), producing the protein MIATQQNIIDKLIDICWKRVRGTSDFIFLSQIRPIINEIQDILQKDSLFNERENEIIKQFIQSDPMKKLQKQELKKFIDRSVEFGNFEIFLFNRHKLTSYEIKRRIEQNSLSNDSMTNTKIPRLLPNREYKYKVWDELRQKDDYIKEKTQALESKDLKYSSLLSQIDEQLLAVKTLKGENLTLKKHIQELESQLSRQPPVNKSNAVYHLQLKERDLTIKKLDQVGKEYKKRIHQLEQQQLETSKAMNKLKQSILEQDKLVGRLKEKLINKTNDDTSNLKKFVTSLPIIKQWYILLKYKMDNKSTKMFALNIMLLVLTAWLFGMVVQMTYRTGILLFSTSPSPATYVYDSYGKNRLNYRLGFDVWRNIPWLEKLIYHYLEW